One genomic window of Elaeis guineensis isolate ETL-2024a chromosome 2, EG11, whole genome shotgun sequence includes the following:
- the LOC105049927 gene encoding receptor-like serine/threonine-protein kinase SD1-8 produces the protein MRRPPVFQPLLLFLSSLFSLSVGGDLLTPTQPLRDGQTLISAGGNFELGFFSPVNSNNRYVGIWYHKVSVPTVVWVANRQHPISEPKGSLSITANGTLVITDQNSTAVWSSGSSGLTNPVAQLLDSGNFIVKEAKGASNGPGSFAWQSFDYPTDTLLPGMKLGWNLTSHLNRNLTAWTDASDPAPGYYSMALDVEGDPEIFLLGGAHRLWRTGPWVGQRFSGIPEMKTYSMFTFNFVMDQDEIYYTFNILDGSVISRLIVNQSGVTQRLVWLEQSQAWSIFWFAPKDQCDGVSPCGPFGICDTNNSPICDCLQGFEPRSPTNWALRDGSDGCKRKTALDCRNGTDGFVTVNEVKLPDTSNSTVDMSLSLDQCRAMCLRNCSCTAYASANTSGGGCIIWTAEITDLRVFTFGGQDLYVRLAAADLGSASKHSHLSRIAAIVVGSVLGTLLLGWIGCCIWNKKRRRRRTKQAMSMLGTISFANNYINEGTEGNELDLPSYDLGTIVAATDNFSIKNKLGEGGFGPVYKGKLGEEQEIAVKRLAKTSVQGIDEFKNEVMLIAKLQHRNLVQLLGCCIQGEERMLIYEYMPNKSLDAFLFDKAKAALLDWQTRYNIIAGIARGLLYLHQDSRLRIIHRDLKASNILLDKEMNPKISDFGMARIFGGDEAEVNTHRVVGTYGYMSPEYAMDGIFSVKSDVFSFGVLVLEITSGKKNRGVYYSNRHTNLLGHAWYLWKEGNGLELVDESIGYSFPMAEVLRCIKVALLCVQEHPEDRPTMSSVVLMLGSESACLPYPKQPGFVATKGPFEIDSSSSKQDSLTVNDLSVTVFEAR, from the exons CCGATCTCCGAGCCCAAGGGAAGCTTATCGATCACCGCCAATGGAACGCTAGTCATCACCGACCAGAATTCCACGGCCGTCTGGTCCTCGGGCTCATCGGGCCTAACCAACCCGGTCGCACAACTCTTGGACAGCGGTAACTTCATCGTTAAAGAAGCTAAAGGTGCTAGCAATGGTCCAGGTAGCTTCGCATGGCAGAGCTTCGACTACCCGACCGACACGCTGCTCCCGGGCATGAAGCTCGGGTGGAACTTAACGAGCCATTTGAACCGCAACCTGACGGCATGGACCGATGCTAGCGACCCGGCGCCGGGCTACTACTCCATGGCTCTGGACGTCGAGGGCGACCCCGAGATATTCTTATTGGGCGGAGCGCACCGGCTGTGGCGCACGGGGCCATGGGTCGGTCAAAGGTTCAGCGGCATCCCGGAGATGAAGACGTATAGCATGTTCACCTTCAACTTTGTCATGGACCAGGATGAGATCTACTACACGTTTAACATCCTCGACGGATCGGTCATCTCGAGGCTGATCGTGAACCAGTCCGGCGTGACCCAACGACTGGTCTGGCTCGAACAGAGCCAAGCGTGGAGCATCTTCTGGTTTGCTCCCAAGGACCAGTGCGACGGCGTCTCGCCGTGCGGTCCGTTCGGGATCTGCGACACTAACAACTCGCCGATATGCGACTGTTTGCAGGGGTTCGAGCCCAGGTCGCCGACGAATTGGGCCCTGAGGGATGGGTCGGATGGGTGCAAGAGGAAGACAGCGTTGGATTGCCGGAATGGGACCGACGGCTTCGTGACGGTGAATGAGGTGAAGCTACCCGACACGTCGAACTCGACCGTCGACATGAGCTTGAGTTTGGATCAGTGCAGGGCTATGTGTTTGAGGAATTGCTCATGCACGGCTTATGCTAGTGCTAATACCAGTGGCGGAGGGTGCATAATTTGGACTGCAGAGATCACTGATCTAAGGGTGTTCACGTTTGGTGGACAGGATCTCTACGTCCGGCTAGCGGCGGCCGATCTAG GTTCGGCATCCAAACATTCACACCTGAGCAGAATAGCTGCTATCGTGGTGGGCTCTGTTCTGGGAACTCTACTGCTTGGCTGGATTGGTTGTTGCATTTGGAAtaagaagaggagaaggagaagaacaaAACAGG CTATGTCCATGTTAGGTACCATTTCCTTCGCCAATAACTACATCAATGAAGGCACAGAAGGAAACGAGCTGGATCTGCCTTCATATGATTTGGGTACAATTGTAGCAGCTACTGATAACTTCTCTATCAAAAACAAGCTTGGTGAAGGTGGCTTTGGCCCCGTATACAAG GGAAAGCTGGGAGAGGAACAAGAAATAGCTGTGAAGAGGCTTGCAAAGACTTCAGTGCAAGGCATCGATGAGTTCAAGAATGAGGTGATGCTCATTGCCAAGCTTCAGCACCGGAACCTCGTTCAGCTTCTTGGTTGCTGCATCCAAGGAGAGGAAAGGATGTTAATCTATGAGTACATGCCTAATAAAAGCTTGGATGCCTTCCTATTTG ACAAAGCTAAAGCTGCACTGCTGGATTGGCAAACCCGCTACAACATTATAGCAGGGATTGCCCGTGGACTTCTCTACCTCCACCAAGATTCTAGATTAAGAATCATCCACAGGGATCTCAAAGCTAGCAACATTCTACTTGACAAAGAGATGAACCCTAAAATTTCAGACTTCGGCATGGCAAGAATATTTGGGGGGGATGAGGCAGAAGTAAATACACACCGAGTGGTTGGAACcta TGGATACATGTCTCCTGAGTATGCCATGGATGGCATCTTCTCAGTGAAATCTGATGTATTTAGCTTTGGTGTTTTAGTACTTGAAATCACAAGTGGCAAGAAAAACAGAGGGGTTTATTACTCCAATCGCCATACAAATCTTCTAGGACAT GCATGGTATTTGTGGAAAGAAGGTAATGGCTTGGAATTAGTGGATGAATCAATAGGCTACTCATTTCCCATGGCTGAAGTGTTGAGGTGCATAAAGGTGGCTCTCTTGTGCGTTCAAGAACACCCAGAGGACAGGCCAACAATGTCCAGTGTAGTGTTAATGCTGGGCAGTGAGAGTGCTTGTCTCCCATACCCTAAACAACCTGGTTTTGTTGCGACGAAAGGCCCCTTTGAAATTGATTCATCGTCAAGCAAGCAAGATTCACTAACCGTAAATGACTTATCAGTTACAGTATTTGAAGCTCGATAA